The Hypomesus transpacificus isolate Combined female chromosome 2, fHypTra1, whole genome shotgun sequence genome window below encodes:
- the LOC124477638 gene encoding tetratricopeptide repeat protein 24, with product MASDSSPSQEGKKRKKKSDRAVKCKDNGTGVAAVHVDIDELTASGHSALQGGNCEEALSCFKKAFKASVELKETRVQRVCAFNLGAAYVEAGKPQKGLEFLTRAQPGERGERVADLQFNLGVARDVLGELGQATGHYLQAAQLYRSQGDGASEGDTCMKMARCHLLLQEWSLAASSCQRAGESYRVAGKLDTAAMALKEAGSHMLRSDDFTMDDIINVLTECLELSENVKDPESLGDLYNDLGLSFSQLKLFQEAASCYERALPLAGIGAKPSRLAVVLQNLGAAHNSLGKYRQALEYHTQAASLHGSQGSRRSQGRCFSNLGFALSQLGQHEEAAENYLHALQAFKDTDDYKGQCQAYEGLGEARLKLRDLKKATQYYKQALGALSQCKDSSSSVQERLVNKLSDTLQLTLSLTTPGRLQRGPGPHRHSHNGILPGQAARLPDIKGTKPGPGLQTLDPESTQHHRGGLSNGHRVEGGPQMSGAGSVAGSSQEQVGGAGALGQDGDQTQRQTTGEEAGHVSTLRGVTPEQSGHVTVLPGANRNLNNTYEHPDSHYQNQSISGSIGNTQQSEHLYESIKTRKMQMNSETPLVEDQEAPPTSGSVNEDATALIKKWKSRICTVM from the exons ATGGCGTCTGATAGCTCTCCGTCACAAGAGGgcaagaagaggaaaaagaaaagtGACAGGGCTGTTAAGTGCAAGGATAATGGCACTGGGGTTGCAGCAGTCCATGTGGACATCGACGAGCTCACTGCCTCTGGGCACAGTGCCCTACAGGGGGGCAACTGTGAGGAAGCCCTCAGCTGCTTCAAAAAGGCCTTCAAAGCTTCTGTAGAG ctaaaagAGACCCGGGTCCAGCGGGTATGCGCCTTTAATCTGGGTGCCGCGTACGTGGAGGCGGGCAAGCCCCAGAAGGGTCTAGAATTCCTGACACGTGCCCAACCTGGAGAGCGAGGGGAGCGGGTCGCAGATCTCCAGTTCAACCTGGGCGTGGCCCGCGATGTGCTCGGTGAGCTTGGCCAGGCGACAGGACACTACCTCCAGGCCGCCCAGCTGTATCGCTCCCAGGGGGATGGTGCCAGTGAGGGGGACACATGCATGAAGATGGCTCGCTGTCATCTCCTCTTGCAG GAGTGGAGCTTGGCCGCCAGCAGCTGCCAGAGGGCGGGGGAGAGCTACAGGGTGGCAGGCAAACTGGACACCGCAGCCATGGCCCTCAAAGAGGCAGGAAGTCACATGCTCCGGTCCGACGACTTCACCATGGATGACATCATCAACGTGCTGACAGAGTGCCTGGAACTTAGCGAGAACGTCAAAGACCCCGAGTCACTGG GTGACCTGTACAATGACCTGGGCTTGAGTTTCTCCCAGCTGAAGCTGTTTCAGGAGGCTGCCAGCTGCTATGAGCGGGCACTGCCCCTAGCTGGCATTGGGGCCAAGCCCAGCAGGCTGGCAGTGGTCCTGCAGAACCTGGGTGCTGCACACAACTCCCTGGGCAAGTACAGGCAGGCCCTGGAATACCACACTCAGGCAGCCAGCTTGCACG GCTCCCAGGGGAGTCGCCGTTCCCAGGGCAGGTGCTTCAGTAACCTGGGCTTTGCCCTCAGTCAGCTGGGCCAGCATGAGGAAGCTGCTGAGAACTACCTCCACGCCCTGCAGGCCTTCAAAGACACAG aCGACTATAAGGGGCAATGTCAAGCGTATGAGGGGTTGGGTGAGGCTCGCTTGAAGCTGAGAGACCTGAAGAAAGCTACGCAGTATTACAAGCAAGCTTTGGGAGCTCTTTCACAGTGTAAG GACTCCTCCAGTAGTGTCCAGGAGCGTCTGGTCAACAAGCTGAGTGACACTCTGCAACTAACCCTCTCTCTGACCACCCCTGGCAGATTACAG aGAGGTCCTGGTCCTCATCGACACTCCCACAATGGGATTCTTCCTGGACAAGCTGCAAG GCTGCCTGACATCAAAGGCACCAAGCCAGGGCCGGGCCTCCAAACTCTGGACCCGGAATCCACCCAACACCACAGGGGTGGCCTTTCAAATGGGCACAGGGTGGAGGGTGGCCCCCAGA TGAGTGGAGCTGGCTCCGTAGCAGGGTCTTCCCAGGAGCAGGTGGGGGGAGCGGGAGCCCTGGGCCAGGATGGAGACCAGACGCAGAGACAGACCACAGGAGAGGAAGCTGGGCACGTGTCAACTCTCAGAGGAGTGACACCAGAGCAGTCAGGCCATGTGACTGTGCTTCCTGGGGCCAATAG AAACCTAAACAATACATATGAGCACCCAGACTCACACTACCAGAACCAGAGCATCTCTGGCAGCATTGGGAACACTCAGCAAA GTGAACATTTGTACGAAAGTATAAAAACTAGGAAAATGCAAATGAACAG TGAGACCCCACTGGTCGAAGACCAAGAGGCTCCACCTACTAGTGGATCGGTTAATGAAGACGCCACAGCCCTGATTAAAAAGTGGAAGTCTCGAATATGTACAGTCATGTGA